In the Perca flavescens isolate YP-PL-M2 chromosome 20, PFLA_1.0, whole genome shotgun sequence genome, one interval contains:
- the insm2 gene encoding insulinoma-associated protein 2, whose translation MPRGFLVKRNRRCSASHRSRNNRSNKPVTYYGDRDRNNSDDSEVTKPEAARENGVLNGSPFERTDGLLSVSREDSAGVREAWSPHVESALEAEADRRAQLPETEQQVSEVDVLTPDSDFSCFFPAPPLPPRDVTLTESCSPVKPVGTRLQEHQEERHKLFPGKCLTSPPVSELPELPFLVSSTPTSVSASIERLLAGSSRHAPSYGPNGKYDPNIGHVHLFPPLTLMQEQHHAARKRSFLEQDQRLNGNRHHKQSAGNPSKKQKVNRKLNFEDEVTTSPVLGLRIKKESPELRRQREKSSALNGNQPLGEFICQLCKEEYLDPFSLAQHKCSRIVRVEYRCPECEKVFSCPANLASHRRWHKPRPVNNQGGETQTNKSQLLKEAREMEGKENELLRINTNQHHEALDSSRIRREPSLLLLHGRSRDSPDSDSLAPPHYDSSLHYRNPVEGCQDLQQQDERADLQQQPSLPHPPLQFAQSLPEEEVYECRYCGKKFRRQAYLKKHLAAHEMAARGSPPPSPYGQARETDGGRSQVFLCHLCGARFPSVEIRDKHRLWHAMRDELLAGTLGGGLRPDVFHAQGDERSAGECEQQQQQQQQQQQQIFTCKHCPSTFFSSPGLARHINKSHPTENRHVMLLQMTVRP comes from the exons aTGCCTCGAGGATTCTTGGTTAAGAGAAACCGGCGATGTTCGGCGTCACACCGGTCACGAAATAACAGGAGCAACAAACCTGTAACATATTACGGTGACCGTGACAGGAACAACAGTGACGACTCTGAAGTGACAAAACCGGAGGCGGCCAGGGAGAACGGTGTGCTGAACGGTTCTCCGTTTGAACGGACAGATGGACTTCTCTCGGTGTCCCGCGAGGACTCCGCCGGTGTCAGAGAGGCGTGGAGCCCGCACGTGGAGTCCGCGCTGGAGGCCGAGGCGGACCGGCGCGCTCAGTTACCGGAGACCGAGCAGCAGGTGAGCGAGGTGGACGTTTTGACTCCCGATAGTGATTTCTCCTGCTTCTTCCCAGCTCCCCCTCTACCCCCACGCGACGTGACATTAACAGAGTCCTGCAGCCCAGTTAAACCGGTTGGCACGAGACTGCAGGAACACCAAGAGGAAAGACATAAGTTGTTCCCCGGGAAGTGCCTGACATCACCCCCAGTGTCGGAGTTACCGGAGCTGCCGTTCCTGGTGAGCTCCACGCCGACCTCCGTGTCCGCTTCTATCGAGAGGCTCCTTGCGGGCAGCAGCCGCCACGCACCGTCCTACGGTCCCAATGGCAAATATGACCCGAATATTGGTCACGTGCACTTGTTCCCGCCACTGACACTGATGCAGGAGCAGCATCACGCGGCGAGGAAACGCTCGTTCCTCGAACAGGACCAACGCTTGAACGGCAACAGACACCACAAACAGTCGGCGGGCAACCCGTCGAAGAAACAAAAAGTAAACCGAAAACTCAACTTCGAGGACGAGGTCACGACCTCGCCGGTTTTGGGTCTGCGGATCAAGAAGGAGAGTCCCGAGCTGAGGAGGCAGCGGGAGAAGTCGTCTGCTCTCAACGGGAACCAGCCGCTGGGAGAGTTCATCTGCCAACTTTGCAAAGAGGAGTACCTCGACCCTTTCTCCCTCGCGCAGCACAAGTGCTCCCGTATAGTGCGCGTGGAGTACCGGTGCCCCGAGTGCGAGAAAGTCTTCAGCTGTCCCGCCAACTTGGCATCCCACCGCCGTTGGCACAAACCCCGTCCGGTGAACAACCAAGGAGGAGAGACTCAGACGAACAAGAGCCAGCTGTTAAAAGAGGCACGAGAGATGGAGGGCAAAGAGAACGAGCTGCTGCGCATAAACACCAATCAGCACCACGAAGCGCTGGACAGTTCCCGCATCAGGCGCGAGCCGTCCCTGCTGCTGCTCCACGGGCGGTCCCGGGACAGCCCCGACAGCGACAGCCTCGCGCCTCCTCACTATGATTCCTCGCTCCATTACCGGAACCCGGTGGAAGGCTGCCAggacctgcagcagcagg ACGAGCGCGCGGACCTGCAACAGCAGCCGTCGCTCCCGCATCCTCCTCTACAGTTCGCCCAGTCCTTACCGGAGGAGGAAGTGTACGAGTGCCGGTACTGTGGGAAGAAATTCCGCCGACAGGCTTACCTGAAGAAACACCTGGCCGCGCACGAGATGGCAGCGCGAGGGTCTCCGCCCCCATCGCCCTACGGCCAGGCGCGCGAGACCGACGGAGGACGGAGCCAGGTGTTCCTGTGTCACCTCTGCGGCGCGCGCTTCCCGTCGGTTGAAATCAGGGACAAGCACCGTCTGTGGCACGCGATGAGGGACGAGTTGCTGGCGGGAACATTGGGAGGCGGACTCAGACCGGACGTCTTCCACGCGCAAGGAGACGAGCGCAGCGCAGGGGAAtgcgagcagcagcagcagcagcagcagcagcagcagcagcagatcttCACGTGCAAGCACTGCCCGTCCACATTCTTCAGCTCCCCGGGGCTCGCGAGACACATCAACAAATCTCATCCCACAGAGAACCGGCATGTGATGCTGCTGCAGATGACGGTGCGACCGTAA